From a region of the Pseudomonadales bacterium genome:
- the polA gene encoding DNA polymerase I — MADATPTVQPALILVDGSSYLYRAFHALPPLMTAAGRPTGAVRGVVAMLRKLCREYPGVPVVAVFDAKGPTFRERIHPGYKASRPPMPDDLRVQVEPLHAIVRAMGLPLLCVSDVEADDVIGTLATQAAAGGVRVLVSTGDKDLAQLVDGHVTLVNTMNDTWLDVAGVQQRFGIAPTQVVDLLALMGDKIDDIPGVPGVGEKTALALLQALGSIDAIYADLDAVAALPLRGARSLRERLDAGREQAMLSRELATIRTDVVLDYDWRTLVDTQPDREALLHWFAELEFQTWREELLREDGTVADTGPSGATDRDYEAVLDRAALERWVARIAASECFAIDTETTSLDYMAARVVGVSLAVEPGQAAYIPFGHDYLGAPEQLDAVEVFAALRPLLETERPRKIGQNLKYDINVLANHGIALRGIGWDTMLESYVLDSVASRHDMDTLAQRHLGQRTIRYEDVAGKGAKQIGFEQVKIDDATRYAAEDADVTLRLHRVLWPQLEQQERLRAVFEEIEMPLVPVLSRLERQGALIDVSLLSRHSHELGEKLLAIEARAHALAGQPFNLGSPKQLQEILFDKLGLPRIGKTPTGQPSTAEPVLQELAERFELPRVILEYRTLAKLKSTYTDRLPQQVSAATGRVHTSYQQAVAATGRLSSTDPNLQNIPVRTAEGRRIRQAFIAPPGYRLLAADYSQIELRIMAHLSGDHGLIDAFEHGHDVHRATAAEVFGLAIDAVGADQRRSAKAINFGLIYGMSAFGLAKQLGVGRAEAQAYIDRYFARYPGVHDYMDRTRRQAATDGYVETLFGRRLYLPDIRSRNPASRQAAERTAINAPMQGSAADIIKRAMIAIDAWLLDSGFPARMVLQVHDELVFEVREDAVAGLGERVRALMSGAATLAVELLVDIGSGSTWDEAH, encoded by the coding sequence ATGGCTGACGCAACACCGACCGTGCAGCCCGCCCTGATTCTCGTCGACGGTTCCTCGTACCTGTACCGCGCGTTTCACGCGTTGCCGCCGCTGATGACCGCAGCCGGTCGGCCCACCGGGGCCGTGCGTGGCGTGGTCGCGATGTTGCGCAAGCTGTGCCGCGAATACCCCGGAGTGCCGGTCGTGGCCGTATTCGACGCCAAGGGGCCGACCTTTCGCGAGCGCATCCATCCCGGCTACAAGGCGAGCCGCCCGCCGATGCCGGACGATCTGCGCGTGCAGGTCGAGCCGCTGCACGCCATCGTGCGTGCGATGGGTCTGCCACTGCTGTGCGTGTCCGATGTGGAGGCCGACGATGTGATCGGCACGCTGGCGACGCAGGCCGCGGCCGGAGGCGTGCGGGTGCTGGTCTCGACCGGAGACAAGGATCTGGCGCAACTGGTCGATGGGCACGTCACGCTGGTCAATACGATGAACGACACCTGGCTCGACGTCGCCGGTGTGCAGCAACGTTTCGGCATCGCTCCCACGCAAGTCGTCGATCTGCTGGCGTTGATGGGGGACAAGATCGACGACATTCCGGGCGTACCCGGTGTTGGCGAGAAGACGGCGCTTGCTCTGTTGCAGGCGCTCGGCAGCATCGACGCGATCTACGCCGATCTCGACGCGGTCGCGGCGCTGCCGTTGCGTGGTGCCAGATCGTTGCGCGAGCGACTGGATGCCGGTCGCGAGCAGGCCATGCTGTCGCGCGAACTGGCGACGATCCGCACCGACGTCGTGCTCGATTACGACTGGCGTACGCTGGTCGACACGCAGCCGGATCGCGAGGCCCTGCTGCACTGGTTTGCCGAGCTCGAATTCCAGACCTGGCGCGAGGAGCTGCTGCGCGAGGACGGTACGGTTGCGGATACCGGGCCATCCGGCGCCACCGACCGCGACTATGAAGCCGTGCTCGATCGCGCGGCGCTCGAGCGCTGGGTCGCGCGCATCGCTGCCAGCGAGTGCTTTGCGATCGACACCGAGACGACCAGCCTCGATTACATGGCGGCGCGTGTGGTCGGTGTCTCGCTCGCGGTCGAGCCAGGCCAGGCTGCCTACATTCCGTTCGGGCACGACTATCTCGGTGCGCCGGAACAGCTCGATGCCGTCGAGGTCTTCGCGGCGTTGCGCCCGCTGCTCGAAACCGAACGACCGCGCAAGATCGGGCAGAACCTGAAATACGACATCAACGTGCTGGCCAACCACGGCATCGCGCTGCGCGGGATCGGCTGGGACACCATGCTCGAGTCCTATGTGCTCGATTCGGTCGCATCGCGCCACGACATGGACACGCTCGCGCAGCGTCATCTGGGCCAGCGCACGATCCGCTACGAGGACGTTGCGGGCAAGGGCGCGAAGCAGATCGGCTTCGAGCAGGTAAAGATCGACGATGCGACGCGCTACGCGGCAGAGGACGCCGATGTCACGCTGCGCCTGCACCGGGTACTGTGGCCGCAGCTCGAACAGCAGGAGCGCCTGCGTGCGGTGTTCGAGGAAATCGAGATGCCACTGGTGCCGGTGCTGTCGCGTCTCGAGCGCCAGGGGGCGCTGATCGATGTGTCGCTGCTCTCTCGCCACAGCCATGAACTTGGCGAGAAGCTGCTCGCGATCGAGGCGCGCGCACACGCGCTGGCGGGCCAGCCGTTCAATCTGGGGTCGCCGAAGCAGTTGCAGGAAATCCTGTTCGACAAGCTCGGCCTGCCGCGCATCGGCAAGACCCCGACCGGCCAGCCGTCGACCGCCGAGCCCGTGCTGCAGGAACTCGCGGAACGCTTCGAGTTGCCGCGTGTGATCCTCGAATACCGCACGCTCGCGAAGCTGAAGTCCACCTACACCGACCGCCTGCCGCAGCAGGTGTCTGCTGCCACCGGGCGTGTGCACACCTCGTACCAGCAGGCGGTTGCCGCAACCGGGCGGCTGTCGTCGACCGACCCCAACCTGCAGAACATTCCGGTGCGCACTGCCGAGGGGCGGCGTATCCGTCAGGCTTTCATCGCGCCGCCCGGCTACCGCCTGCTCGCGGCCGACTACTCGCAGATCGAGTTGCGCATCATGGCGCATCTTTCCGGTGACCATGGTCTCATCGACGCGTTCGAGCACGGTCACGACGTGCACCGCGCGACCGCGGCAGAAGTGTTCGGCCTTGCCATCGACGCGGTCGGCGCCGATCAGCGTCGCAGTGCGAAGGCAATCAACTTCGGGCTGATCTACGGCATGTCGGCGTTCGGTCTGGCGAAGCAGCTCGGGGTCGGGCGCGCCGAGGCGCAGGCGTACATCGATCGCTACTTTGCCCGCTATCCGGGCGTGCACGACTACATGGACCGTACGCGCCGGCAGGCAGCGACGGATGGTTACGTCGAAACCCTGTTCGGGCGGCGGCTGTATCTGCCCGATATCCGTTCGCGCAATCCCGCCAGTCGTCAGGCGGCGGAGCGCACCGCGATCAACGCACCGATGCAGGGCAGCGCAGCCGACATCATCAAGCGCGCGATGATTGCCATCGATGCCTGGTTGCTCGACAGCGGCTTTCCGGCGCGCATGGTGCTGCAGGTGCACGACGAACTGGTGTTCGAGGTACGCGAGGATGCAGTTGCCGGACTCGGTGAGCGGGTGCGCGCGTTGATGTCCGGTGCCGCCACACTGGCGGTGGAGCTGCTCGTCGATATCGGCAGTGGCAGCACCTGGGACGAGGCGCACTGA
- the znuC gene encoding zinc ABC transporter ATP-binding protein ZnuC yields the protein MNSAERLLEAHEVDWQVRGEAILSRVSLTLFEGEILTIIGPNGAGKTSLLRVLMGLITPSSGSVWRRPGLRIGYMPQRLAIDPSLPLDVRRFLRLAERNPAALAATAAEIGIGGLLDAPLAAVSGGEFQRVLLARALLRKPQLLVLDEPAQGVDVSGQAELYRLIDTVRRRHGCAVLMISHDLHLVMAATDTVLCLNRHVCCVGKPEVVGAHPEFLQLFGRRAVDGLALYAHHHDHEHDIHGQVVGDGHG from the coding sequence ATGAACAGTGCAGAACGCCTCCTGGAAGCGCACGAGGTCGACTGGCAGGTTCGGGGAGAAGCGATCCTGAGCCGCGTATCGCTGACGCTGTTCGAGGGCGAGATCCTGACCATCATCGGGCCGAACGGTGCCGGCAAGACCTCGTTGCTGCGCGTGCTGATGGGACTCATCACACCGAGCAGCGGCAGCGTATGGCGCCGACCCGGACTGCGGATCGGCTACATGCCACAACGGCTCGCGATCGACCCCAGCCTGCCGCTCGACGTGAGGCGGTTCCTGCGCCTCGCCGAACGCAACCCTGCCGCACTCGCCGCGACGGCTGCCGAGATCGGCATCGGCGGGTTGCTCGATGCGCCGCTGGCGGCCGTGTCGGGTGGCGAATTCCAGCGGGTGCTGCTGGCGCGCGCCCTGTTACGCAAACCGCAACTGCTGGTGCTCGACGAACCGGCCCAGGGCGTGGATGTCAGCGGACAGGCCGAGTTGTACCGGCTGATCGATACGGTGCGCAGGCGCCACGGCTGTGCCGTGCTGATGATCTCGCACGACCTGCACCTGGTGATGGCCGCCACGGATACCGTGCTGTGCCTGAACCGGCACGTCTGCTGTGTCGGCAAGCCGGAAGTGGTCGGCGCACACCCGGAGTTCCTGCAACTGTTCGGGCGCCGTGCAGTCGATGGCCTGGCCCTTTACGCACACCATCACGACCACGAGCACGACATCCACGGGCAGGTGGTGGGCGACGGGCATGGATGA
- a CDS encoding YihA family ribosome biogenesis GTP-binding protein, producing MNAPDYRRATFMLSAARLAQCPTDHGAEVAFAGRSNAGKSSAINTICAQTKLARTSKTPGRTQQINFFALDEQRRLVDLPGYGFARIPEELRRAWGRLVEGYLRERQSLAGIVLLMDVRHPLKEQDRQLIRWAAALAIPLHVLLTKSDKLARGAAKSALLAVSRELATVPATTVQLFSALDGSGIDEARARLDAWFTTTTHD from the coding sequence TTGAACGCACCCGATTACCGGCGCGCCACCTTCATGCTGAGCGCCGCGCGCCTGGCGCAATGCCCCACGGATCATGGCGCCGAAGTCGCGTTCGCCGGCCGCTCGAATGCGGGCAAGTCGAGCGCGATCAACACGATCTGTGCGCAGACAAAGCTCGCACGCACCAGCAAGACGCCGGGCAGGACGCAGCAGATCAATTTCTTTGCACTCGACGAGCAGCGGCGGCTGGTCGACCTGCCGGGCTACGGGTTCGCCCGCATCCCGGAGGAACTGCGCCGCGCCTGGGGGCGGCTGGTCGAGGGCTATCTGCGCGAGCGCCAGTCGCTGGCCGGCATCGTGCTGCTGATGGACGTGCGTCACCCGCTGAAGGAGCAGGACCGCCAACTGATCCGCTGGGCGGCTGCGCTCGCGATCCCTCTGCATGTGCTGCTGACCAAGTCCGACAAGCTCGCGCGCGGTGCCGCGAAGTCCGCCCTGCTTGCGGTGAGCCGGGAGCTGGCCACCGTGCCGGCGACCACGGTGCAACTGTTTTCAGCGCTCGACGGCAGCGGGATCGACGAGGCACGTGCTCGCCTCGACGCCTGGTTCACGACCACCACGCACGACTGA
- a CDS encoding metal ABC transporter permease, giving the protein MDDFLLRALIAGIAIALTGGALGSFLVWRRMAFFGDTLAHGSLLGVALGLFLGIDLTVGALILCLLVALGFARLQRSRLLASDTLLAVIAHGTLAFGIIAVSVLSPRRASLESYLFGDLLAVSYTDIGVICAVGLCTALVARTCWHAWLSMAVDEELARIEGVAVERLRLLQMLAFAALVGVAMQVIGALLITALMIIPAAAARAFARSPEQMALGGALLGSLAVGVGLWSSYVFDTPAGPSVAGAACVLFVFTHALARWR; this is encoded by the coding sequence ATGGATGATTTCCTGCTGCGTGCACTGATCGCAGGCATCGCGATCGCACTGACGGGCGGTGCGCTCGGCAGTTTTCTCGTGTGGCGACGGATGGCTTTTTTCGGCGACACGCTGGCTCACGGATCCCTGCTCGGCGTCGCACTCGGCCTGTTCCTCGGTATCGACCTGACCGTCGGCGCACTGATCCTGTGCCTGCTGGTTGCGCTGGGTTTCGCACGCCTGCAGCGCAGCCGCTTGCTCGCCTCCGACACGCTGCTGGCCGTAATCGCACACGGCACGCTGGCCTTCGGCATCATCGCCGTATCGGTGCTCTCGCCGCGGCGGGCCAGCCTGGAAAGCTATCTGTTCGGCGACCTGCTCGCGGTCTCGTACACCGACATCGGTGTGATCTGCGCGGTCGGGCTGTGCACGGCGCTGGTGGCGAGGACCTGCTGGCATGCCTGGTTGTCGATGGCAGTCGACGAGGAACTCGCCCGCATCGAGGGCGTCGCCGTCGAACGACTGCGTCTGTTGCAGATGCTGGCATTCGCCGCCCTGGTCGGAGTCGCGATGCAGGTGATCGGCGCATTGCTGATCACCGCACTGATGATCATCCCGGCGGCAGCCGCCCGTGCGTTCGCACGCTCACCCGAGCAGATGGCGCTTGGCGGCGCGCTGCTCGGCAGCCTGGCCGTCGGTGTCGGCCTGTGGTCCTCGTATGTGTTCGACACCCCGGCCGGCCCGTCGGTCGCGGGCGCTGCCTGCGTGCTGTTCGTCTTCACGCATGCACTGGCGCGCTGGCGCTGA
- the aroE gene encoding shikimate dehydrogenase, whose translation MSDRYVVVGNPVAHSRSPLIHTRFALANGQDMEYRRLLVPRDGFEQAATRFFADGGKGMNVTVPFKLDAFRFAQRPSARAARAGAVNTLWIAEGRVHGDNTDGPGLVRDLVDNHGWTLQGARLLLLGAGGAVRGVLAPLLACGPAAVTIVNRNAERACELAASFADAGKVTGCGYDALALAGSGSFDLVINGTSASLQQEVPPVPDAVLVGAACYDMAYADRPTAFLAAAAAAGARACADGLGMLVEQAAEAFLLWRGIRPATARLIRDLRRGVLIRAAHGSDDSRALAGLLHEYRQCIGVEPGAPGAGVERLPPSSPGDFAAPGEIALLALCGEEAAGCVSVLALGEGACEMRQLWVRPAYRGGGTGRALASAAITAARAAGWRTMRFVLQAGQHEAATLLPTLDFRPRASYHEGALAPRLLWELELGVASMKEESR comes from the coding sequence ATGAGCGACCGCTACGTCGTTGTCGGCAACCCGGTTGCACATTCGCGTTCGCCGCTGATCCATACGCGCTTTGCGTTGGCGAACGGGCAGGACATGGAATACCGCCGGCTGCTGGTACCACGGGATGGTTTCGAGCAGGCTGCGACCCGCTTTTTTGCCGATGGCGGCAAGGGCATGAACGTGACCGTACCGTTCAAGCTCGATGCATTCCGGTTTGCACAACGTCCGAGTGCACGTGCCGCGCGCGCGGGCGCGGTCAACACGTTGTGGATCGCCGAAGGTCGTGTCCATGGTGACAACACCGACGGTCCTGGCCTGGTGCGCGATCTGGTCGACAACCACGGCTGGACGCTGCAGGGTGCGCGGCTGCTGCTGCTCGGTGCCGGCGGTGCGGTGCGCGGCGTGCTCGCGCCGTTGCTCGCGTGCGGGCCGGCGGCAGTCACGATCGTCAACCGCAACGCCGAACGTGCGTGCGAGCTTGCCGCCTCGTTTGCCGATGCGGGCAAGGTCACTGGCTGCGGCTACGATGCGCTCGCGCTGGCCGGTTCCGGCAGCTTCGATCTGGTGATCAACGGTACCAGCGCGAGTCTGCAGCAAGAGGTGCCACCGGTCCCGGACGCGGTGCTGGTCGGTGCTGCCTGTTACGACATGGCTTATGCAGACAGGCCCACCGCATTCCTTGCAGCTGCGGCCGCGGCCGGGGCGCGTGCCTGCGCCGACGGTCTGGGGATGCTGGTCGAGCAGGCGGCAGAAGCCTTCCTGTTGTGGCGCGGCATACGTCCCGCCACCGCCAGGCTGATCCGTGATCTGCGCCGTGGTGTGCTGATCCGCGCAGCACACGGCAGCGACGATTCGCGCGCGTTGGCGGGGCTGCTTCATGAGTACCGACAGTGCATCGGTGTAGAGCCCGGTGCACCGGGTGCCGGCGTCGAGCGCCTGCCACCATCCAGCCCAGGCGATTTCGCGGCGCCCGGTGAAATCGCGCTGCTCGCGCTGTGCGGCGAGGAAGCTGCGGGCTGCGTCAGCGTGTTGGCGCTCGGTGAAGGTGCCTGCGAGATGAGGCAGCTCTGGGTGCGCCCTGCGTATCGTGGCGGTGGCACCGGCCGTGCGCTGGCGTCTGCCGCGATCACGGCGGCGCGGGCTGCGGGTTGGCGTACGATGCGCTTCGTCCTGCAGGCGGGCCAGCACGAGGCGGCGACGCTGTTGCCGACGCTGGACTTTCGCCCGCGAGCGTCATATCACGAAGGTGCGCTAGCCCCCCGGCTGCTGTGGGAGCTCGAACTGGGGGTTGCGAGCATGAAGGAGGAATCACGATGA
- a CDS encoding transcriptional repressor — protein MNRSLTTADAAPAVTAFAVHDHARCIEDALARARSACRERGARLTGLREQVLRLVWQSHRPVGAYALLDLLGGTDGKRRPGPPTVYRTLEFLCEQGLVHRVESLNAYIGCQIGVGPHDHELYICRGCGRTLETEQPSIRQVVDVYASGVGFRVESMTLEVLGLCPACSSSASP, from the coding sequence ATGAACAGGTCATTGACGACTGCCGACGCTGCGCCTGCAGTTACCGCGTTCGCGGTGCACGACCATGCCCGTTGCATCGAGGATGCGTTGGCACGAGCGCGAAGTGCCTGCCGCGAACGTGGCGCGCGACTCACGGGCCTGCGCGAGCAGGTGTTGCGTCTGGTCTGGCAAAGCCACCGACCGGTGGGTGCCTACGCGCTGCTCGACCTGCTCGGTGGCACGGACGGCAAACGCCGGCCCGGTCCACCGACGGTGTATCGCACCCTGGAGTTCCTGTGCGAACAAGGACTGGTGCATCGGGTCGAGTCACTCAACGCATACATCGGCTGTCAGATCGGGGTCGGCCCGCACGACCACGAGTTGTACATATGCCGTGGTTGCGGCCGCACCCTCGAGACCGAACAGCCATCGATCCGTCAGGTGGTGGATGTTTACGCCAGCGGAGTCGGCTTTCGCGTCGAGTCGATGACGCTGGAAGTGCTCGGGCTGTGTCCTGCCTGCAGCAGCAGCGCTTCACCATGA
- the hemF gene encoding oxygen-dependent coproporphyrinogen oxidase has protein sequence MSDVVVDVNAVERYLRTLQDRLCAGLAALDGRAGFREDGWQRPGGGGGLTRVLAGGRVFEQAGVNFSRIEGDALPPAATARRPELAGCAFTATGVSLVVHPLNPYVPTSHANVRCFVATRPGAQPVWWFGGGYDLTPYYGFREDCEHWHRCARRACEPFGAEVYPRFKHWCDEYFHLKHRGEPRGIGGLFFDDLDDWGFARCFEFLRAVGDSYLDAYAPIVRRREPLPWTQRERDFQLYRRGRYVEFNLVHDRGTLFGLQSGGRTESILMSLPPLVRWEYDWHAEPGSPEAELLTTYLKRQDWT, from the coding sequence GGCGGCGCTCGATGGCAGGGCCGGGTTTCGCGAGGACGGCTGGCAGCGTCCGGGTGGTGGTGGCGGGCTCACCCGTGTGCTGGCGGGAGGGCGTGTGTTCGAGCAGGCTGGAGTGAACTTCTCGCGTATCGAGGGAGACGCACTGCCGCCGGCGGCCACCGCGAGACGGCCCGAGCTTGCGGGCTGCGCGTTCACGGCCACCGGTGTTTCGCTGGTCGTGCATCCGCTCAATCCCTACGTGCCGACCTCGCATGCCAACGTGCGCTGCTTTGTTGCCACCCGGCCCGGAGCGCAGCCGGTATGGTGGTTCGGTGGTGGCTACGACCTCACCCCGTATTACGGTTTTCGCGAAGACTGCGAGCACTGGCATCGTTGCGCGCGCCGCGCCTGCGAACCCTTCGGCGCCGAGGTATACCCGCGGTTCAAGCACTGGTGTGACGAGTATTTCCATCTGAAGCATCGTGGCGAGCCGCGCGGCATCGGCGGGCTGTTCTTCGACGACCTCGACGACTGGGGCTTCGCGCGCTGTTTCGAGTTCCTGCGCGCCGTCGGCGACTCCTATCTCGACGCCTATGCGCCGATCGTGCGACGTCGTGAGCCGCTGCCGTGGACCCAGCGCGAGCGCGATTTCCAGCTCTACAGGCGCGGCCGTTACGTGGAATTCAACCTCGTGCACGATCGTGGCACGCTGTTCGGGCTGCAGTCGGGGGGGCGTACCGAGTCGATCCTGATGTCGCTGCCACCGCTGGTGCGCTGGGAGTACGACTGGCACGCCGAGCCGGGCAGCCCGGAGGCAGAACTGCTGACGACCTATCTGAAGCGGCAGGACTGGACATGA
- a CDS encoding YheV family putative metal-binding protein translates to MSHVRRFIAGAACPSCGGIDKLFVIANDEQMICECVACGFRDSRARDAEPGTPEYARGLGQSRPDEPQVVRIVEP, encoded by the coding sequence ATGAGCCATGTGCGTCGTTTCATCGCCGGTGCGGCATGCCCGTCCTGCGGCGGCATCGACAAGCTGTTCGTCATCGCCAACGACGAGCAGATGATCTGCGAGTGTGTCGCCTGCGGCTTTCGCGACAGTCGTGCGCGTGACGCCGAGCCGGGAACGCCCGAGTATGCGCGTGGCCTCGGGCAGAGTCGCCCCGATGAGCCACAGGTCGTGCGCATCGTCGAACCCTGA
- a CDS encoding cytochrome c5 family protein, whose translation MNKFAVAAFGLVMASSFAYADRSVDELYPKTCTMCHAQGIANAPKTHDAAAWQPRLQSVGGTVDGLVEVAKKGLNAMPPKGMCNDCTDGEFKALIEFMMKPAS comes from the coding sequence ATGAACAAGTTCGCGGTTGCTGCTTTTGGCCTGGTCATGGCGTCTTCGTTTGCGTACGCAGACCGTAGCGTCGATGAGCTCTATCCCAAGACCTGCACGATGTGTCACGCACAGGGAATCGCCAATGCACCGAAGACCCACGATGCCGCTGCATGGCAGCCCCGCCTGCAATCTGTAGGTGGCACGGTCGATGGTCTGGTGGAGGTCGCGAAGAAGGGCCTGAACGCGATGCCGCCGAAGGGCATGTGCAACGACTGCACCGACGGTGAGTTCAAGGCGCTGATCGAGTTCATGATGAAGCCGGCGTCCTGA
- a CDS encoding thiol:disulfide interchange protein DsbA/DsbL, which produces MKRFFAVLALLLCIPAALAVENPAPRYVEGTHYVRLAQAMPTADPQKIEVVEVFWYGCIHCYHLEPLIETWRKTLGADVDFHRSPAIWNQLMAVHAQAFYAAQALGVLDRMSGPLFAALNAEGSERKRLGNVDELARFFAEHGVPEEQFRKTFNSFGVESAVKQADARARGYGITGTPELIVAGKYRVSGRTAGAPAEMLKVVDFLVEQERAARSVR; this is translated from the coding sequence ATGAAGCGTTTCTTTGCCGTTCTTGCCCTGCTGTTGTGCATTCCCGCCGCACTTGCCGTAGAAAACCCTGCGCCGCGCTACGTCGAGGGTACGCACTACGTGCGTCTGGCGCAGGCGATGCCGACGGCCGATCCGCAGAAGATCGAAGTCGTCGAGGTGTTCTGGTATGGCTGCATCCATTGCTACCACCTCGAACCGCTGATCGAGACCTGGCGGAAGACGCTTGGTGCCGATGTCGACTTCCACCGCTCGCCGGCAATCTGGAACCAACTGATGGCCGTGCATGCGCAGGCTTTCTATGCGGCGCAAGCGCTCGGCGTGCTGGACCGCATGAGCGGTCCGCTGTTTGCCGCGTTGAACGCGGAGGGATCGGAGCGCAAGCGGCTTGGCAATGTCGATGAGCTTGCCCGCTTCTTTGCCGAACACGGTGTACCGGAAGAGCAGTTCCGCAAGACGTTCAACTCGTTCGGTGTCGAGAGTGCGGTGAAGCAGGCGGATGCGCGGGCACGCGGCTACGGCATCACCGGCACGCCGGAGCTGATCGTCGCCGGCAAGTATCGCGTTTCGGGTCGCACCGCTGGAGCGCCGGCGGAGATGCTGAAGGTCGTCGATTTCCTCGTCGAACAGGAGCGCGCTGCGCGCTCGGTTCGATAA
- a CDS encoding zinc ABC transporter substrate-binding protein: MPPRIVARTAGLLLLLLACAGPVRAANAERPLVVGSIRPLYLIVLAVAGNRVDARQLLDAGSSAHDFALRPSQLRLLSDARQVFWIDPALEHPLQPLLARLQGPRRDTALLPLLGLPPRADGVVDPHVWLDPRLALALATHIERVLLARGLIQEGELDLAAFAASMHEAETRMAAELAGLEKRPFAAMHDGYGYFVRRFALRPPTVLALDAEQQVGARTLSRMRREVRDHAAQCLLAERSGGNRRLAQAIAAGSGIPVVELDSLAADVPPGPDALARFLVDFARGVAGCLRGAEAGSEAR; the protein is encoded by the coding sequence ATGCCCCCACGCATCGTCGCGCGAACTGCAGGCTTGCTGCTGCTTCTGCTTGCCTGCGCCGGGCCGGTGCGCGCTGCAAACGCAGAGCGGCCGCTGGTCGTGGGGAGCATTCGCCCGCTGTACCTGATCGTGCTCGCCGTGGCGGGAAATCGCGTCGACGCGCGGCAATTGCTCGACGCAGGCAGCTCGGCACACGATTTCGCGCTGCGCCCCTCGCAGTTGCGGCTGCTCAGCGATGCGCGGCAGGTGTTCTGGATCGATCCGGCACTCGAGCATCCCTTGCAGCCGCTGCTGGCACGGCTGCAAGGGCCGCGGCGCGACACCGCTCTGCTGCCGTTGCTTGGATTGCCCCCGCGAGCCGACGGCGTGGTCGACCCGCATGTCTGGCTGGATCCGCGTCTTGCGCTCGCGCTGGCGACGCATATCGAGCGGGTGCTGCTCGCGCGCGGCCTGATCCAGGAGGGTGAGCTGGACCTTGCCGCGTTCGCCGCGAGCATGCATGAAGCCGAAACGCGCATGGCGGCAGAACTCGCAGGGCTCGAGAAGCGACCGTTCGCGGCGATGCACGACGGCTACGGCTACTTCGTGCGCCGCTTCGCTCTGCGACCGCCGACCGTGCTGGCGCTCGATGCCGAGCAACAGGTCGGTGCGCGCACGCTTTCGCGCATGCGTCGTGAAGTGCGCGATCACGCGGCGCAGTGTCTGCTTGCCGAGCGCTCTGGCGGCAATCGGCGGCTCGCGCAGGCGATCGCCGCGGGAAGCGGGATTCCCGTGGTCGAGCTCGACTCCCTGGCGGCGGACGTGCCACCCGGGCCCGATGCGCTGGCGCGCTTCCTGGTCGACTTCGCACGTGGTGTCGCCGGGTGCCTGCGTGGCGCCGAAGCTGGCAGTGAAGCGAGGTAG
- a CDS encoding cytochrome c4: MVVAACTLAGHVLAAGDAEAGKAKAVACGACHGADGNSLVPNFPKLGGQHASYLLKQMHDIKSNARPVPEMIGQLDAMSDQDMEDIAAYYASQASTRGAAKEALVELGESIYRAGVREKGIAACAACHSPTGAGNGPARYPMLSGQHADYIATALRKFRNDERTNDGDTRIMRDVAARLSDKELEAVSSYVSGLH; this comes from the coding sequence ATGGTGGTTGCTGCGTGCACGCTGGCGGGTCATGTACTTGCGGCGGGCGATGCGGAAGCGGGCAAGGCGAAGGCCGTCGCGTGTGGTGCCTGTCACGGTGCCGACGGCAACAGCCTGGTGCCGAACTTTCCGAAGCTCGGCGGGCAGCACGCCAGCTACCTGCTGAAGCAGATGCACGACATCAAGAGCAATGCGCGGCCGGTGCCGGAAATGATCGGCCAGCTCGACGCGATGAGCGATCAGGATATGGAAGACATCGCGGCGTACTATGCGTCGCAGGCGTCGACGCGGGGTGCAGCGAAGGAAGCGTTGGTCGAGCTCGGTGAAAGTATCTATCGGGCAGGTGTACGCGAGAAGGGCATTGCGGCGTGTGCTGCCTGCCATTCTCCGACCGGAGCCGGTAATGGGCCGGCCAGGTATCCGATGCTCAGTGGCCAGCATGCGGACTACATCGCGACCGCGTTGCGCAAGTTCCGCAACGACGAGCGCACCAACGACGGCGACACACGCATCATGCGTGATGTCGCTGCCCGCCTCAGTGACAAGGAGCTCGAGGCGGTTTCCAGCTACGTGTCCGGGCTGCACTGA